The Flavobacterium sp. K5-23 genome segment TTTAGTAGCCTTTCTTTCCTTGGGAATTATCAGTCCTTTTTTGATAAGTTCCAAAAACCGTTTGGTAACTATTTCTTTATTTTTAAGTTGGCTTCTGTCTTCATCACAATTTAAAATCAGGACTAAATCAGTGGTTAATCTAGTGGAAAGATTTATTTCAAGTAATGCCTTTTGATCTTCAGACAGTGTTTGCGAATTTTTCAAATCAAATGTCAAAACGACTTTCGACGAAACCTTATTTACGTTTTGCCCTCCGGCACCACTGCTACGAACGGCTTTA includes the following:
- the arfB gene encoding alternative ribosome rescue aminoacyl-tRNA hydrolase ArfB, with the protein product MEIHKLISELQYKAVRSSGAGGQNVNKVSSKVVLTFDLKNSQTLSEDQKALLEINLSTRLTTDLVLILNCDEDRSQLKNKEIVTKRFLELIKKGLIIPKERKATKIPKSAIRKRIKNKKNVSQVKQNRKKPDLD